One window of the Rhodococcus sovatensis genome contains the following:
- a CDS encoding NADH-quinone oxidoreductase subunit G: MSVEAQTVTVSIDGNELQVPPGTLVIRAAELSGVQIPRFCDHPLLDPVGACRQCLVEVEGQRKPLASCTTTVTDGMVIHTQVSSPVAAKAQDGVMELLLINHPLDCPVCDKGGECPLQNQAMSSGRSDTRFTDVKRTYPKPVPLSSEVLLDRERCVLCARCTRFSQQIAGDPFIELIERGALQQVGIYENEPFESYFSGNTVQICPVGALTGAAYRFRARPYDLVSTPSACEHCASGCAQRTDHRRGKVLRRLAGDDPAVNEEWNCDKGRWAFAYITERDRLDTPLVRTEDGSLEPASWSEAIAFAADGLKAAGSDVGVLVGGRSTLEDAYAYSKFARVALNSNNIDFRARAHSAEEAEFLASCVAGRNMDVTYNSLEHAPTVVLVGFEPEEESPIVFLRLRKAVRTRGQKVLAIAPWASPGVTKLGAALLRCVPTGEAAVLDELTDLEPGTVILVGERLAETPGGYSAVARSAAKFGAQVAWIPRRAGDRGALDVGALPNLLPGGRPVSDPDARAELENHWHIDSLPVADGLGTSEILEAARSGSALIIGGVELADLPDPAGAAAAIDSASFVVSLELRHSGITDRADVVFPVAPVTEKAGTFVDWEGRPRSFDSAVHGTRSLPDGRVLHALAADMGRPIGLPDVTSAQDEIASLPTWSGAGTTVPTWPSEQVPTPAAGEARLATWRMLLDSGRMQDGEPHLAGTARTPVVRLSDATALEIGVSDGDWVTVTSDRGSITLPLTITDLPDRVVWLPLRSPGSEVNAALGVGNGGVVRITGVES, from the coding sequence ATGAGTGTCGAAGCCCAGACGGTGACCGTCAGTATCGACGGCAACGAGCTCCAGGTCCCGCCCGGGACGCTGGTGATCAGAGCCGCCGAACTGAGCGGTGTCCAGATTCCCCGTTTCTGCGATCATCCCCTTCTCGATCCGGTCGGCGCGTGCAGGCAGTGCCTGGTCGAAGTAGAGGGTCAGCGCAAGCCATTGGCGTCGTGTACGACGACGGTGACCGACGGCATGGTGATTCACACCCAGGTCAGTTCCCCGGTCGCCGCCAAAGCACAGGACGGCGTCATGGAGCTTCTGCTGATCAATCATCCGTTGGACTGTCCGGTATGCGACAAGGGCGGTGAATGCCCCCTGCAGAACCAGGCGATGTCATCGGGGCGATCGGATACACGCTTCACCGACGTCAAGCGCACGTACCCGAAGCCTGTTCCGCTGTCTTCGGAGGTTCTCCTCGATCGTGAACGCTGCGTGCTGTGCGCCCGGTGCACACGCTTCTCGCAACAGATCGCCGGGGACCCGTTCATCGAGTTGATCGAACGTGGCGCTTTGCAGCAGGTGGGAATCTACGAAAACGAGCCCTTCGAATCGTACTTCTCCGGAAACACCGTCCAGATATGCCCGGTCGGCGCACTGACGGGCGCGGCGTATCGATTCCGCGCCCGTCCGTACGACCTCGTCTCGACGCCGAGCGCCTGCGAGCACTGCGCGAGTGGGTGCGCCCAACGCACCGATCACCGTCGCGGAAAAGTACTGCGCAGGCTGGCCGGAGACGACCCAGCGGTCAACGAGGAGTGGAACTGTGACAAGGGACGCTGGGCGTTCGCGTACATCACCGAACGCGACCGACTCGATACCCCCCTCGTCCGGACTGAGGATGGATCGCTCGAGCCGGCGTCCTGGTCCGAGGCAATAGCTTTCGCTGCCGACGGCCTGAAGGCTGCGGGATCTGACGTCGGCGTCCTGGTCGGTGGGCGCTCGACGCTGGAAGACGCATATGCATACTCCAAGTTCGCACGAGTTGCGCTGAACAGCAACAACATCGACTTTCGAGCTCGGGCACACAGCGCAGAGGAGGCAGAGTTTCTTGCCTCGTGCGTAGCCGGTCGCAACATGGACGTCACCTACAACAGCCTGGAACACGCTCCGACGGTGGTTCTGGTCGGCTTCGAGCCCGAAGAAGAGTCTCCGATCGTCTTCCTGAGACTCCGCAAGGCCGTCCGTACGAGGGGCCAGAAGGTCCTTGCCATCGCCCCGTGGGCATCTCCCGGCGTCACCAAACTCGGTGCCGCACTGCTTCGGTGTGTTCCGACCGGCGAAGCCGCGGTCCTCGACGAGCTGACGGACCTCGAACCGGGCACAGTAATCCTCGTCGGCGAACGCCTTGCCGAGACGCCGGGCGGATACTCTGCAGTCGCGCGATCGGCAGCGAAGTTCGGTGCGCAAGTCGCGTGGATTCCTCGCCGAGCCGGCGACCGCGGCGCGCTCGACGTAGGAGCACTGCCGAACCTGCTGCCAGGTGGGCGACCGGTCTCGGACCCCGACGCGCGGGCCGAACTCGAGAATCACTGGCACATCGACTCCCTCCCTGTTGCCGATGGTCTCGGCACGTCGGAGATTCTCGAGGCCGCACGGTCAGGGTCCGCGCTCATCATCGGCGGCGTCGAACTCGCCGATCTTCCCGATCCTGCTGGAGCGGCCGCTGCAATCGACAGCGCATCGTTCGTCGTCAGCCTCGAATTGCGGCACAGCGGAATCACCGATCGCGCGGACGTCGTGTTTCCCGTCGCACCGGTGACGGAGAAGGCGGGGACGTTCGTCGACTGGGAGGGACGTCCACGATCCTTCGATTCGGCGGTGCACGGTACGCGCTCGTTGCCAGACGGTCGCGTGCTTCATGCGCTCGCCGCCGACATGGGTCGCCCCATCGGACTTCCCGACGTGACGTCGGCACAGGACGAGATCGCCTCACTCCCGACCTGGAGCGGCGCCGGAACTACGGTCCCGACATGGCCGTCCGAGCAGGTCCCGACACCTGCAGCAGGTGAAGCACGGCTCGCGACCTGGCGGATGCTGCTCGATTCCGGGCGTATGCAGGACGGTGAACCGCACCTCGCAGGTACGGCGCGCACTCCGGTTGTCCGGCTTTCCGACGCGACCGCCCTCGAGATCGGCGTGTCGGACGGCGACTGGGTAACGGTGACGTCGGACAGAGGCTCGATAACGTTGCCGTTGACGATCACCGATCTTCCCGACCGCGTGGTGTGGTTACCGCTTCGATCGCCCGGCTCCGAAGTGAACGCCGCACTCGGCGTCGGCAACGGCGGAGTAGTCCGTATCACAGGAGTGGAGTCGTGA
- the nuoH gene encoding NADH-quinone oxidoreductase subunit NuoH has translation MIPGFGTDPWWLVVGKAVAIFVFLILTPLVAILAERKVMARMQMRVGPNRVGPAGILQSLADGVKLALKEGIVPKGVDKPIYLLAPVIAAVPAFMAFAVIPFGPEVSIFGQRTPLQLTDFPVGVLYILAVTSVGVYGIVLAGWASGSTYPLLGGLRSTAQVISYEIAMGLSFVAVFLHAGTMSTSGIVAAQSSTWYIFLLFPSFLIYLTSMVGETNRAPFDLPEAEGELVGGFHTEYSSLNFAMFMLAEYVNMVTVSALATTLFLGGWHAPFPISLWEGANAGWWPVLWFTLKVWVFLFVFIWLRATLPRLRYDQFMNLGWKVLIPVSLVWIVLVATVRAFRIEGYGSLAVALVVVSALVALLVGALAWRRLHRERDPDGPPTERQPFDPMAGGFPVPPLPGQTAPKPEKERSDA, from the coding sequence GTGATTCCCGGCTTCGGCACCGATCCATGGTGGCTCGTCGTCGGCAAAGCGGTCGCGATCTTCGTCTTTCTCATCTTGACACCACTTGTCGCGATTCTTGCCGAGCGCAAAGTGATGGCTCGGATGCAGATGCGCGTCGGCCCCAATCGAGTCGGTCCGGCCGGGATCCTGCAGAGCCTCGCCGACGGCGTGAAGCTGGCTCTGAAAGAGGGCATCGTCCCCAAGGGAGTCGACAAACCGATCTATCTTCTTGCACCAGTGATCGCAGCAGTTCCCGCGTTCATGGCATTCGCGGTGATTCCCTTCGGTCCCGAGGTGTCGATCTTCGGCCAGCGAACTCCACTGCAGCTGACCGACTTTCCCGTCGGTGTGCTGTATATCCTGGCGGTCACCTCGGTCGGGGTGTACGGAATCGTGCTGGCAGGATGGGCGTCGGGCTCGACCTACCCGCTACTGGGTGGCCTCCGCTCCACCGCGCAGGTGATCTCGTACGAAATCGCGATGGGACTCTCGTTCGTTGCGGTGTTCCTGCATGCGGGGACCATGTCCACGTCGGGAATCGTTGCTGCACAGTCGAGTACCTGGTACATCTTCCTTCTGTTCCCGTCGTTCTTGATCTATCTGACCTCGATGGTCGGCGAAACCAACCGCGCACCTTTCGACCTCCCCGAGGCCGAGGGCGAATTGGTCGGAGGCTTCCACACCGAGTATTCGTCGCTGAATTTCGCGATGTTCATGCTCGCGGAATACGTCAACATGGTGACGGTGTCGGCGCTGGCTACGACGCTGTTCCTCGGCGGTTGGCACGCACCGTTCCCGATCAGCCTGTGGGAGGGCGCCAATGCCGGGTGGTGGCCGGTCCTGTGGTTCACGCTCAAGGTGTGGGTCTTCTTGTTCGTGTTCATCTGGTTGCGGGCGACACTCCCCCGTCTGCGCTACGACCAGTTCATGAACCTGGGATGGAAGGTGCTCATCCCGGTATCCCTGGTGTGGATCGTTCTCGTCGCCACTGTGCGTGCCTTCCGCATCGAGGGATACGGTTCGCTCGCCGTGGCGCTGGTAGTGGTCAGCGCACTCGTCGCACTGCTGGTTGGGGCCCTCGCATGGCGTCGACTTCACCGTGAACGCGACCCGGACGGCCCGCCGACCGAGCGCCAACCCTTCGATCCGATGGCGGGCGGGTTCCCAGTCCCGCCGCTTCCTGGCCAAACCGCACCGAAACCCGAGAAGGAGCGCAGCGATGCCTGA
- the nuoI gene encoding NADH-quinone oxidoreductase subunit NuoI, with amino-acid sequence MPEFLGPVAGFGVTFATMFKKPVTENYPEEKTPTAARYHGRHQLNRYADGLEKCIGCELCAWACPADAIYVEGADNTEEERYSPGERYGQVYQINYLRCIGCGLCIEACPTRALTMTNEYELADDNRADLIYEKDRLLAPLEPGMEPAPHDMAENATAADYYRGTVQ; translated from the coding sequence ATGCCTGAATTTCTAGGCCCAGTAGCAGGTTTCGGGGTCACGTTCGCGACGATGTTCAAGAAGCCGGTCACCGAGAACTACCCGGAAGAGAAGACGCCGACGGCCGCGCGGTATCACGGGCGACACCAGCTCAATCGATACGCCGACGGCCTGGAGAAGTGCATCGGCTGCGAACTGTGCGCCTGGGCATGCCCTGCCGATGCCATCTACGTCGAGGGCGCAGACAACACCGAGGAGGAGCGCTACTCCCCAGGTGAGCGATACGGCCAGGTCTATCAGATCAACTACCTCCGGTGCATCGGCTGTGGATTGTGCATCGAGGCGTGCCCGACACGCGCACTGACGATGACCAACGAATACGAACTCGCCGACGACAACCGCGCCGACCTCATCTACGAGAAGGACCGGTTACTCGCTCCGCTCGAACCCGGCATGGAACCCGCGCCACACGACATGGCCGAGAATGCAACGGCCGCGGACTACTACCGAGGAACGGTCCAGTGA
- a CDS encoding NADH-quinone oxidoreductase subunit J, whose product MTTSTAEAVQFWLLGGLAVIGAVAMVCATKAVYSALFLAVTMIILAVFYIAQGAVFLGVVQVVVYTGAVMMLFLFVLMLVGVDSADSLTETLKGQRSAAIAAGIGFGLVVIGAIGNASVQSGRPEFVGLDEANAGGNVEGLAELIFIKYLWAFELTGALLIIATVGAMVLAHRERFEERQGQRELSIQRFKDGTHVTPMPSPGVYARHNAVDWPARLPDGSPSELSVNPMHRGHRDGEM is encoded by the coding sequence GTGACCACCTCGACGGCCGAGGCAGTCCAGTTCTGGCTACTCGGCGGGCTTGCCGTGATCGGGGCCGTCGCAATGGTCTGCGCGACGAAGGCTGTCTACTCGGCACTGTTCCTCGCGGTCACCATGATCATCCTCGCGGTCTTCTACATTGCGCAGGGTGCCGTTTTCCTCGGCGTCGTGCAGGTCGTGGTCTATACGGGTGCAGTCATGATGCTGTTCTTGTTCGTGCTGATGCTCGTCGGTGTCGATTCCGCGGATTCGCTCACGGAGACCCTGAAAGGCCAGCGGTCCGCAGCTATTGCCGCCGGGATCGGATTCGGTCTAGTCGTCATCGGAGCAATCGGCAACGCATCGGTCCAGTCCGGCCGACCGGAGTTCGTCGGTCTCGACGAGGCGAACGCAGGCGGAAACGTCGAAGGCCTAGCCGAACTCATCTTCATCAAGTACTTGTGGGCGTTCGAGCTCACCGGCGCACTGCTCATCATCGCGACAGTCGGGGCAATGGTTCTGGCCCACCGTGAACGGTTCGAGGAACGACAGGGCCAGCGTGAGTTGTCGATACAACGCTTCAAGGACGGCACTCACGTCACCCCGATGCCGAGTCCCGGCGTGTACGCACGCCACAACGCCGTCGATTGGCCTGCACGCCTGCCCGACGGGTCACCGTCGGAACTGTCGGTGAATCCGATGCACCGAGGACATCGGGACGGTGAGATGTGA
- the nuoK gene encoding NADH-quinone oxidoreductase subunit NuoK codes for MNPENYLYLSVLLFSIGAAGVLLRRNAIVVFMCIELMLNAANLAFVTFARMHGNLEGQVFAFFTMVVAAAEVVVGLAIIMTIFRTRRSASVDDANLLKN; via the coding sequence GTGAATCCGGAGAACTATCTCTATCTGTCGGTACTTCTGTTCTCGATCGGCGCGGCCGGGGTTCTACTTCGCCGCAACGCCATCGTTGTGTTCATGTGCATCGAGCTGATGCTCAACGCGGCGAACCTCGCATTCGTGACGTTCGCCCGCATGCACGGAAACCTGGAAGGACAAGTGTTCGCGTTCTTCACGATGGTGGTTGCGGCAGCCGAAGTCGTTGTTGGCCTTGCCATCATCATGACCATCTTCCGTACTCGCCGTTCGGCTTCCGTCGACGACGCCAACCTGCTGAAGAACTGA
- the nuoL gene encoding NADH-quinone oxidoreductase subunit L — MNAIWILPGLPLVGAVVLLLAGRRSDRFGHILGTVMSGAAFAFAVMLFLDMLSRNADDRAVSDTLYSWVPVSELQVDFGFRLDQLSMCFVLLITGVGTLIHVYAIGYMSTDPDRRKFFAYLNLFLAAMLLLVTADNFLGLYVGWEGVGLASYLLIGFWQHKPSAATAAKKAFVVNRVGDIGLMIALMIMFANFGSVSFTDVFAGVDSASTGTLTALGFVLLLAACGKSAQVPLQSWLGDAMEGPTPVSALIHAATMVTAGVYLIVRSGPIFEAAPAAQTAVVIVGAVTLLFGAIIGCAKDDIKKALAASTMSQIGYMVLAAGLGPAGYTFAIMLLLAHGFFKAGLFLGAGSVMHGMNDEVDMRKYGGLRTAMPITFVTFGLGYLAIIGVPPFSGFFAKDKIIEVAFGAGGLQGAALGVITLAGAGLTAFYMTRVMLMTFFGTPRWESGAHPHESPSIMTGPMMVLAVGSVAAGALFTLGGSLTHWLEPVVGEAEEAHAIPAWVVTVLALSVVAIGVAFAYNRYARTPVPALAPESVSALTSAARADLYGDAVNEAVLMRPGVKLTRATERFDEIAVSGVTRGVTTGLAGLSIRIRRLQTGYVRSYALTMLAGTAVVLAMMLAVMVW, encoded by the coding sequence ATGAACGCCATCTGGATTCTCCCCGGACTGCCGCTCGTCGGGGCCGTAGTGCTGCTCCTCGCCGGCCGGCGATCCGATCGCTTCGGCCACATCCTCGGCACAGTGATGTCGGGAGCAGCTTTCGCATTCGCGGTGATGCTGTTCCTCGACATGCTCTCTCGTAACGCCGACGACCGCGCAGTGTCGGACACCCTGTACAGCTGGGTTCCCGTCTCCGAGCTGCAAGTGGACTTCGGTTTTCGACTCGACCAGCTATCGATGTGTTTCGTACTACTGATCACCGGTGTAGGCACATTGATCCATGTGTACGCGATCGGGTACATGTCCACCGATCCCGATCGGCGCAAATTCTTCGCGTATCTCAATCTGTTTCTCGCAGCAATGCTCCTGCTGGTTACCGCCGACAATTTCCTCGGCTTGTATGTCGGGTGGGAGGGTGTCGGCCTCGCCTCGTACCTGCTCATCGGGTTCTGGCAGCACAAGCCGTCCGCCGCCACTGCCGCGAAGAAGGCGTTCGTCGTCAATCGTGTCGGTGATATCGGACTGATGATCGCGCTGATGATCATGTTCGCGAACTTCGGGAGTGTGTCCTTCACCGACGTCTTCGCAGGGGTGGACAGTGCCTCTACCGGCACGCTCACCGCCCTCGGATTCGTTCTCCTGCTTGCTGCATGCGGTAAGTCGGCGCAGGTTCCCCTGCAGAGCTGGCTCGGCGACGCCATGGAGGGACCGACGCCAGTCTCAGCGCTCATCCACGCCGCCACCATGGTCACCGCCGGCGTCTACCTGATCGTGCGATCCGGTCCGATCTTCGAGGCAGCTCCAGCGGCGCAGACGGCCGTCGTGATCGTCGGCGCGGTCACCCTCCTGTTCGGCGCAATCATCGGCTGCGCCAAGGACGACATCAAGAAAGCACTCGCTGCATCGACGATGAGCCAGATCGGCTACATGGTCCTCGCTGCCGGGCTCGGCCCCGCTGGATACACGTTCGCAATCATGCTGCTGCTCGCGCACGGTTTCTTCAAGGCGGGGCTCTTCCTCGGGGCTGGATCGGTGATGCACGGTATGAACGACGAAGTCGACATGCGCAAGTACGGCGGGCTGAGAACCGCAATGCCGATCACCTTCGTGACGTTCGGGCTCGGCTATCTGGCGATCATCGGCGTACCACCGTTTTCGGGCTTCTTTGCCAAGGACAAGATCATCGAGGTCGCATTCGGTGCGGGAGGCTTGCAGGGTGCCGCGCTCGGTGTCATCACATTGGCCGGTGCCGGACTCACCGCGTTCTACATGACGCGTGTGATGCTGATGACCTTCTTCGGTACGCCGCGGTGGGAATCCGGTGCGCATCCACACGAATCGCCCTCGATCATGACCGGGCCGATGATGGTTCTCGCTGTCGGTTCGGTTGCCGCGGGAGCATTGTTCACTCTCGGTGGATCATTGACGCACTGGCTGGAGCCTGTGGTCGGTGAGGCCGAGGAGGCACACGCAATTCCCGCGTGGGTGGTGACGGTACTGGCGCTCTCCGTCGTCGCCATCGGAGTTGCGTTCGCGTACAACCGATATGCGCGCACTCCGGTACCCGCGCTCGCGCCCGAATCGGTGTCGGCTCTCACATCGGCAGCACGAGCAGATCTCTACGGTGACGCCGTGAACGAAGCTGTGCTGATGCGACCAGGGGTGAAGCTGACCCGCGCAACCGAACGATTCGACGAGATCGCCGTTTCAGGTGTCACTCGGGGTGTGACGACGGGTCTCGCCGGCTTGTCCATACGAATCCGGAGGCTACAGACGGGTTACGTGCGCTCGTACGCACTCACGATGCTCGCGGGTACGGCTGTCGTCCTCGCCATGATGTTGGCGGTGATGGTGTGGTGA
- a CDS encoding NADH-quinone oxidoreductase subunit M — protein MVTDFPWLTTLWLLPVIGAVLTLVTPRSRPQLAKTCALSASLVTLAVAIVLVVQFDPGGENYQFVESHWWIESFGARYELGVDGIALVLVLLTAVLLPLLLVAGWNDPRLGESAHVYVASILIVESMVLMSFCALDVLLFYVFFEAMLIPMYFLIGGFGGPGRAAAAVKFLLYNLVGGLVMLAAVIGLYVVVGTFSFREISVMAANEGLDVSPGVLNALFLGFMFAFAVKAPLWPFHSWLPDAAVESTPATAVLMMAVVDKVGTFAMLRYCLQLFPESSRYFAPVIVTLAVVGIVYGAVLAIAQTDVMRLIAYTSISHFGFIILGIFAMTSQGQAGSALYMVNHGISTAALFLVAGFLVSRRGTRVIAHYGGVQKVAPVLAGTFLVAGLATLSLPGLAPFVSEFLVLIGTFAKYHVAAVVASSALVLSAIYVLWLYQRVMTGPRRAENDGMKDLVPRELAVMAPLIALLIILGVYPKPLLDIVSPAVETTITAVETGGP, from the coding sequence GTGGTGACCGACTTTCCGTGGTTGACGACGCTCTGGTTGTTGCCGGTGATCGGCGCTGTGCTGACGCTCGTGACTCCGCGGTCACGGCCCCAGCTCGCAAAGACCTGCGCACTGTCTGCGTCGCTGGTGACGCTCGCCGTCGCGATCGTCCTCGTCGTGCAGTTCGATCCCGGCGGGGAGAACTATCAGTTCGTCGAATCACACTGGTGGATAGAATCTTTCGGAGCACGATACGAACTCGGCGTCGACGGCATTGCATTGGTTCTCGTTCTGCTGACCGCTGTGCTCCTTCCGCTGCTACTGGTGGCCGGATGGAACGATCCACGATTGGGCGAGTCGGCACACGTGTACGTCGCGTCGATACTGATCGTCGAGTCGATGGTGCTGATGTCTTTCTGCGCTCTCGACGTACTGCTGTTCTACGTGTTCTTCGAAGCGATGCTCATTCCGATGTATTTCCTGATCGGCGGATTCGGTGGCCCAGGGCGAGCCGCAGCTGCGGTGAAGTTCCTGCTCTACAACCTCGTAGGCGGACTGGTCATGCTCGCTGCCGTGATCGGGTTGTACGTCGTCGTCGGAACCTTCTCGTTCCGGGAGATATCAGTCATGGCAGCGAACGAAGGACTCGATGTCAGTCCAGGCGTACTCAATGCGCTGTTCCTGGGCTTCATGTTCGCATTCGCCGTCAAAGCGCCACTGTGGCCGTTCCATTCGTGGCTTCCCGATGCCGCTGTCGAGTCGACGCCCGCCACCGCGGTCCTGATGATGGCGGTGGTCGACAAGGTCGGAACGTTCGCCATGCTCCGATACTGTCTGCAACTGTTCCCGGAGTCCTCGCGATACTTCGCGCCGGTGATCGTCACGCTCGCCGTGGTCGGCATCGTCTACGGCGCTGTTCTCGCGATCGCGCAGACCGACGTCATGAGACTGATCGCGTATACATCCATCTCGCATTTCGGATTCATCATCCTCGGCATCTTCGCCATGACGAGCCAGGGTCAGGCAGGTTCGGCGCTGTACATGGTGAACCACGGAATCTCGACCGCTGCACTCTTCCTGGTGGCCGGCTTCCTGGTGTCTCGCCGAGGCACCCGCGTCATCGCGCACTACGGCGGCGTTCAAAAGGTTGCGCCCGTTCTCGCCGGCACTTTTCTCGTCGCCGGTCTCGCTACACTCTCGCTACCCGGCCTGGCACCGTTCGTCAGCGAATTCCTGGTGCTGATAGGGACATTCGCGAAGTACCACGTCGCGGCGGTAGTGGCATCGTCCGCGCTCGTACTGTCGGCGATCTATGTTCTGTGGCTCTACCAACGAGTGATGACGGGCCCACGGCGCGCCGAGAACGACGGCATGAAAGACCTCGTTCCGCGTGAGCTTGCGGTCATGGCGCCGTTGATCGCACTGCTGATCATTCTCGGTGTCTACCCCAAGCCCCTGCTGGACATCGTCTCACCCGCTGTGGAGACGACGATCACCGCAGTCGAGACCGGAGGCCCATGA